gctgaatatttaccatctaccaccactctctgactttgaccggttagccagttctctatccaactggccaaatttccctctatcccatgcctcctgactttccgcataagcctaccatagggaaccttatcaaatgccttactaaaatccatgtacactacatccactgctctaccctcatccacatgcttggtcacctcctcaaagaattcaataagacttgtaaggcaagacctacccctcacaaatccgtgctggctgtccctaatcaagcagtgtctttccagatactcataaatcctatccctcagtacctgttccattactttgcctaccaccgaagtaagactaactggcctgtaattcccggggttatccctattcccttttttgaacaggggcacaacattcgccactctccagtcccctggtaccaccccctgttgacagtgaagacaaaaagatcattgccaacggttctgcaatttcctctcttgcttcccacataatcctcggatatatcccgtcaggcccgggggacttgtctatcctcaagtttttcaaaatgcccaacacatcttccttcctaacaagtattgCCAGTCCATTTCATaccctcctcttcaacaatacagtccctctcatttgtaaatactgaagaaaagtactcattcaagacctctcctatctcttctaactcaatacacagtctcccactgctgtccttgatcggacctaccctcgttctcgtcattctcatgtttctcacatgcgcataaaaggccttggggttatccttgatcctacccaccaaagatttttcatgccctctcttagttctcctaatccctttcttcagctccctcctggctatcctgtagcCCTCCAaagctctgtctgaaccttgtttcctcaaccttatgtaagcctccatcttcctctttactagacactCAACCTCACTCATCAACCAacgttccctcacacgaccatctctttcctgcctgacaggtacatacatatcaaggacacgtcatatctgttcatggaaaaagttccacatttcatcGACATtcttccctgacagcctgtgctcccaaattatgctcctcagatcctgtcttgcagcatcatatttgcccttcccccagttgtaaatcctaccctgttgcacgcacctatctctctccataaccaaggtgaaagtcacagaattgtggtcaccatcactaaAATGTTCACCACTAACAGTCAGCCCATCACGTGTCCCGgctcgttaccgagtaccaaatccaatatggcctcccctctcgtCGGACAATCTTCATACTGAGtgtggcggcggattgcaaagtgaccatctgcaggaactgcaaacaggagggtcacttgactaaggactgtcaggaagaaaagagctgcaacctgtgcggagaggcgggccacatgtataagacctgcccaagacgggggggggggccccacttacgcacagatggctggaggtggcaatgtgagccatggacacccaaagaccagtaaggtccacccggacagcagggaaacgcAGTCTGGTGACAccccgaaagaagaacaggctggagtggaggaggcgacAGCCAGCggggagacacagcagctgatcctagctctagccggacagatggaagaaatggaggaggaggtaatcaagcaggcggaggagtggatacctgttaaaaacaggaagaggaaatcttgccaggcccccaaagcctcccagcaaaaggggaaaagacagctgcacgagggaggaatggccagctcttcggagggggaagatggacgcacagaaggccatcaccaccagaagaagagacagagcgccgtcggtaaagaggagggcatttcctcccaaccaggaaacaacggaccccccgaagtccaccctccacccagtgagaaccagggggtacccactgccccacaactacaagcaaccgagagctgtgatcctctgacagtcccattgtcagacacagaactggacagggaggacccttgccttggctcaatgataccagagcgggtaaatgaccccagtgaggagctggatagctacctcagcccagcgaaggtccagcagttcgtgcttaccatggggatgtagacagccaccccagagacaggacagtcaattggacaatggtaaccccataaactgggggttaaagaagtttcatttgccttcatataacagggcacccactcagtaggtgggttccgctgaagccacagccaaataccaagagactggatagttaataaaggtaactgttaataggataactgtgaatttgattaattcaatttgttctttgtaatgttaagacatgcaatgtatataactatgaacgacatggaaaattgtacaagtaccaaagatttatttacatgaataaagtatattttgaaataaaaaaaatcttcatACCGAGTTAGAATGTGTTGGAGGAGGCTGTGAGACTGATACCTGGAATGAACAGGTTGTTGTCTGAATATCGCTTGTTCAGGTTGAACCTGCTTTCACTGAGAGTGAGAGGTGAGTCCTGCTTTGGATCCAGACAAAGGCCCATTAGTGAATGGGAGGAGAAGGAGTTTATCAAGATGGAACCCAACCCCTACTTCCCTGAGAATTGGAAAGCCATACATCCCAACCCTGGTCAGATTGACCTTGATGAGTATGTATTTCCATTCACTGAACACCCCTTCCTGTATAACAGTATTCTGCAAGTGCCTTTCTAGAAATGGGGAAGTAAGTCACAAGCCGAGCCATCTTGGACAGGAATAATTTCTCATAATGGAGCCGTGTTAGTCTGAGTTAGCCTGACACATTCTCAgagtgctggattagtggtgctggaagagcacagcagttcaggcagcatccaacgagcagcgaaatcaacgtttcgggcaaaagcccttcatcaggaataaaggcagtgagcctgaagcatggagagataagctagaggagggtgggggtggggagagagtagcatagagtattcttgtagagagaggaggaaaacttcttcaaggcattCTTGAGTGCGTCTGTCTGATGCAGAGTGGGTGATAGTTTCTCATTCACACACTATTCCCCATGACAGAATAGGGTGTGGTGGCAATTCCTGTTGGCTAGCAGTGAAATTTAAGTTTCTGCAAGTGTTTGGCCAAACAGTGGGGTAAGCGTGTTATTGGTGTGAGCTGTGCTCAGCTGAGAATGGTGTATGTACAGGGATGGCTGGGAACCGATGGAAACAGTCAGGAAAACAAGCTGTGCCTGACGGTCAGATTCTCACAGGCTGACTCCATGGACAGGAACGTTTGATTTCCTGGGAGCACAAAGATGGTGGGCATGGTCCCCTGTTTTAAATATCACgtgtaaatatttcacattgcatAGGGTCCACTCAATTCATGTCTGCTTCAGCCGAGTGTGATCAGAGTATGACATGTTGTACATAAACTGTTTTAACAGTTCCCTGGAAAAGAACAAAGGTAAAGAAAGGGTTAACTCCCAAACAAGAGTTAATCCATGAGCTGCAGCTTTACCGCATCTCCTTCAAGACATAGAAAGCATTTAAGTATTGGCTGTCCTGTCGGATGTTTAAATGTTTCCCTTTGAAAAACTTCTATTCTCTTGTGAACATGTGAGCCGTTCTGACATTGAGCGCTGGATGTCTGTGGTTGTGGCTCAGAGATTTGCAGTAAGTGTTTTGCTTTCTGAAATACACCACATACTATTAACTTTTAAACAGTTCTTTCATTGGCCTGAGTACTTTTACAACAAATTCACGAATTTGTCATCTTTCAAAAAACCACCCTGCCAGCCTGTTGGTTATACAGTGGATATGGTTGAGTGACACCGGATTGCAAATTGAAAATTTCTCAGTGTTTTGTCGAGAACCGATCTGGGAGGGAAAGTATTGCTTCTTCCTTCCACACTTAGACGTTACCTTCCTGTCACTGTTTCGAGCAATTTGGGCATTTTTCAAACATGGGACATAGAGTATTACAGAGCAGAAACACATTCTTCAGCTCAATATCTCTGTGCCAGTTATGATGCTCATATAAACTAATCCTATATCCCTCAGTTTCTGCCTGTTTCCTGTGTCTGCTCAAATATCTCTAAACTGTGGCTTTCGTATCTGCTTGTGTCACCTCCCCTGGCAGGGCATGTCAGGCACCGACTGCACTCTGTCTGAAATCCCATCCTCACACACTTGCTTTAATCTTCTAGTTCCTGCAGTAATGTGTGGGAGACTGGAGAGATGGTCATTGGAGTTGAACTGTGTACAatgtgatctctttgaaacagaCCCAATTCTAATGGCTCATCAGGAGAGATGCTGAGAGGCAGGTGGTTCCACCCAGGTTGGACAGGATGTGTAACTACAGTCCCAGAATTAGGGGGATggccatttcagacagagatggggagaaatgccTATGTGCAGAAAGTGGGAGAAACATTAGCCAGTTTATTTGTTCAAGTATTTTCAATTTGTCATCCACATCTCATTGAATGAGACAGGAGGCTTATGGGTAGGTCACATAACTTTCTCTTTATAATTTCTTCTTTCAAGCTCTGGACTCCCTCCCTCAGATTCCCAATCTCCTCTCCCGACAAGATTACCAAGATCTGGTTTTGTTATCTCAGATTTATAATCTCCCAATCCCATAAAGTTGCCCAGCTCTAAACTGTAGAAAGTGGACCCTCTCATTTAAACACTGTCCAGGAACATCTCCAAACCCAAACCAATGTACAACAGCCAGAAGGAAACATTAGACAATCTTCAAATAATTTTATTAATTCCTCTTTATGTTTGCAGACATAAATATTAATATAAATAATATAAATACAACCATTGATAAATAGAATTAAATAATAACTTATATCAATCTGAAATATCTTAACATTGACAATATCATTGTCACTAAAGGACACCTATAGAACAGATGTTACAGTTTTACACAAACACTCAGTTGGTCTATGAGCTGCAATTAAATTTCAGTGGTCCCTCATTCGAGACAGAGAATCTCTCGGCGTGCAGAGCCAATCAGATTTATTACTGGGATCTTACTGTGCATTGCCCAGTCTGAAGGGTGACCAATGGAGAGTACAAGGTACAAAGGGAAGGTAACATTGCCATGAAGGAACAATCTCAACCATTCCCCTTGGATCAGAGCAGCAAACAATCCCCTCCAACATTGACTAGGACGAAGCTGTAGGAGCACAATATAGTCCCATCAGATCAGGAACAGGCCAACATTTAGTGAGCCAACCTCTTGGTGTTTGCTGAATGTTCTGTCACCATTTGAATTGCAGTGCTGACCATATGGACTCAAGGAAGGGaagattctgtgaagatttgaccaatcacattgttcGAGGTAGAAAGCCAAAGCCCAGCTGAGAACGTGCTTTGGCATTCCTCACCCAACAGCAAACTCAATCAACTTGCTTCATTTTTCACAAAGATAGCAGTGATCCTTTGGAATGTAAATCAATAATGAGGAATAGACCATACTCTACAAGGACCAGTACCTGGTCTCAGGGAATAATCAGTCTGAATATCAGACCCAGGATCCTGGATTTCATTTTCACTCCAGGGATAGACAAACAAATTTCTACCTGAGGAGGACAAATTCAAATAAAGTGAGCAACAGAAAACACAATTTAAATAGGAAATAAATTATACGATCTGTGAGGCTTTGTGTTCATATCAATCAGAAACAGCAGATTTGGAATGCAATTTCTGAACAACTCTCTTCACATTGTTCCAATTGAATTTACTCACCCAACAGGATCAATGTTACACAGCAGTGAAGCACCTCCACCTGGGCCCAGTGTTAAAGGGATGTTAGAAGCAGGGACATTATAGTGACAGGTGGAGGCCAGTAAATCCATCAAACCTAGATGTTAGCTGGAGACAAGCACAGATTCCCTGACCAATACCATTCTGTGCTTTGTACAAAGCTGAAATTGCATCACTGAAAATTTACTCTGATACTTCACTGCACCACCAATCCTCAAAGCCACACACATCTGACACATTCTGTTGTTGCAAACTCTTGAAATCAAATACAACAGAAATTAATCTAGTTTGTTCACAATTAACAATAAGAAGACAATGTGTCTTTGTCAGTTTGTGATGAATTTCAATTTGaaattcttgatcagtcattGATAATCAATGTGCATGTTCCAGGAAAATTATACAGCAAATATTCCAAAGAAAGTCTTCCCTTCGGCTGTGTCTACATATCCCGTTGTCTCCTCGTTAACCCTGGAGAAGATCTGATCTCCCTCCAGGAACTCAAAGATGGCTCCCTGGTAGGAGGTTTTGTACCAGGGCTCCTTGCATTGGTGAGAGTGGCAGGCGGATTTGGTGGCTTTCAGTAGAATTGCTTCCTCGGGATAACTTGGTGACAGCTTGGTGAGTTCGTGGCTCAGGTAGACAGCCTGGGGCTGACACTCCATGCTGTGGAAGACCACCTGGGTGTAGACAAAGTACTGTCCAGGCCTCTTGATGATGAGATGGTTGTCCCTGAACTCCAGGCCCTCGGTGAAGGTGGAATCACTCTCATTTTGCCAAATCACGGTCCCTCCTTTGCTGGTTGGGGAAGCTGAGGGggcaggggtgggagagagagggaagacaccATGAGGATCAAACAAAGAGAAATAACTAGCCCGCATTGATGTAGCACCAGGCATGGCTTGTGGATACGGTAAAGCACTTTACAACCAATGAGGTGCTATTGAAGGCGTAATTGTGCAATTTCAGGAAATGGAGCCATCACTTTGTGCACAGTAAGATCCCACGATTTACCATGGGAAAGAAACTGGACGGTCTGCATCTTAATTGGAAACTGAGCTCccttatcaccctgacccatacAGAGGCTGGTCACAGGAGGATTTCATCTCTGATGCTTGTGCTGCTGTCTCTGTGTTCAGATGAACCAATTCACACCACAACCCCTTCTCTTTGCCCAGGACCCTGTTatctcccactctcctcctccaATGCTCTCTCCACATTACATTATTAATAAAGAGAGTTAGCACCTTCCCAACCCACCCCTGCACCCTCCCAGCTGCTGGGGCCTATTCTCTCGAGGATGCTGTCACATTGAGAACAGTTGTGTACCTGTCAGGTGAGCTGCGATTCTCGGCCGGGGGTCACTCCCCACCTGCTTCATGAGAAGGGGCAAACCTGGAAATGGAAAAGACAAAAACTCAGACCCTGCTGGATCACCCACAGAGCACAGactgacagacacagagaggggtgggggttggggggggacagatagacagGTGGGCTCATGAGAGGAAAGAGTGTATGATATCCAAATGGAaaaggctggagaaactcagcaggtctggcagcatgtgtgggaGGAGACTCCGAGAGAACATCTCGAGTCCAGTATTGCTGCAATCTGAGAGAGTTTGTGGGAAAGACTGAGAGGGAGTCAGGAAAACAGACAAATCGCTCAAGGACAACAATGATAAAGGGAGAATGGTGCAGCAATGTTAGGAAAGATATTGATGAAAATATTAATGAGGAATGTcccagagggtgagggagagatgggTCCGAGAAACAGCACTGATCCTGACAGCACTTACCGCTGGTCTGAGCCGCTGTTGTCAGTGAGGGATGGGAGACTTCCAGCTTTGATCTCGAACCCTGAAGGAATTCAACAAGAACAAGGGTTAAGATGTGAAATTGACTCGAGATTCCGCTCCACCGAACAGGAGTTAGTGCCCAACCCAGGGCTGCGGCTGGGTGGGCTTTAGGGGCGACCCGGTGTTGGACAGAAACACAATGTGATCCAGGCGATTGGAGACACTGACTCGGTTGGAGTCCCTGTGTTGGACACTGTCCAGGACAGACAGGCTACCCTAGAGGGCCGGAGTGACCCAGCCAGCCTATTCCCCATCCCCACTGTGTACAGACACACGCTGACCCCATACAGACTGGctgagtgaccccccccccccccccacccccgccactcTCAGAGGGACAGCTGCCAGGCTCTGCTTGTCCTTTAGTAGCGCCGGCAGCACAGACTGAGAGAGCCGCCTTTATCCGGCGGCTCCCATAGAACAGGGAGCAGTTCCAACAGTTCCCTCAGCTCAGGCTGGGCACTGAGCAGGGTCTTGGGGGAAAATCACTCTCGCTGTTGGAGAGACTGCAGTTAAAGGGCCGGCCTGGCTGAAGCGCTGGGGGTCAGTTTGCTGTTTTACTGCAGAGTTGCAGCACGAACTGAGAGTGAAATCCCTTCAACAGCTTGAAGTGCCCGCTTCCAAACAAGTCCCTGTCCCCGGGGCAATGCAAGCGGCAAGTGGAAGCCGAGCGCTCGTCTCCAAGAACACCCTCCCCAAGGCAGATCCTCACCTGGTTTGAAGGGAACACTCCAAACTGAAGCAGGAAGAGAAAGGTCGATAGCAGCAACAAGCCGAGGACAGCGAGTGTACACAGAGCCCGCCAGAAACAGCTTGTGTTGGAGCCTGACTCCCTGATGGGCAGCAGCCCCCCATTCTCCAGCTCCAAGAACTTGGCCTCAGTGTCCATGCTGTCAGGGGGCAGAGGGAACTCgctgggctcagtctctctcgGGTCCACTCAGGCTCTGTCTGagggtctctgtctctctctctctctctctctctcagggagggagCTGCCTGCTCTATAACTGCTGCTGCTCCTCACTAAAACCTCTTTAtaaccagcagcagcagcacagtcactgctggcTGTGATGAAATGGAATAGGAAATCCCCAGGCAGAAACAGCAGCGATTGGAAAGCGATCACTCTCCAGATCGAATGTGGGACTGGCTCTGTCTAACTCTCAGCCAACGTGGAACGACAGCAGTTTCTCCCAAAACCGGGACATCCTGTCGGTTACCCAAAGTGGGTCCCAACAATTCCCCCAGTCTCTCCATGTCTCCCCCATGGGCTCATATCTTGGGCAGGCGAGGGGAGAGATGTTTTTTTCTTACTTCAAGTAAATGCTTTCTTGAAAAAATCTCATCACCTGCATACACCGTCTTTGAAGGAGCTGTGCTCTGTACATTAGCAAATGCAGAatcaaacaaacattggagtttgttACTGTGCAACAGACAACCCAAAGGTCCTTGGTATTTGGACCTGGTTGTATTTACATACAGTTGATGCACCTGGAGGACCCAGTAATGGGCCCCCATTTCCCTTCAGCAGGAAGCCCTCAGAcaatggtctttccccactgccccTTGGCAGCAGCTACCCTGCcctttagtgtgtccctcagcacatagtccggGACCTTGGAACGTGCCAGTCTGGAACACTCAGGCAGGGTCAACTCCTTCTTCTGGAAGACCAACACATCTCAGGCAGACCAAAGAGAAAGAACAGAACTAAATCACctgcatttgtgtagcacctttcacaataTCAGGGAATCCTTTAGTCTATAGACACTGTTGTAATGCAGTGAAACAGCAGAAAACCTAATTATTTGTTGGTGGGGGCATACTAGCCTTCCAATATCGGCAGAATCAAGTATCCAATTCAGTGGGTGTGATTGATAAACCAAACTTCCTGATTGGGAACTCCAGACCAACCAAGTTTCTATACAATGGTCAGGTGGCTGAGGCCAACAATTGGGGTACAAACTGTTTGTTTAACATTCTGATCTCTCTACGAAAGGGCATGTAAACTCTACatgcgtcatagagtcatagagatgtacagcatggaaacagacccttcagtccaacccatccacgctgaccagttatcccaacccaatctagtcccacctgccagcacacggcccatatccctccaaactcttcctattcatatacccatccaaatgacttttaagtgttgcaattgtaccagcctccaccatatcctctggcagcttattccatacgtaccaccctctgtgtgaaaaagttgccccttaggtctcttttatatctttcccctctcaccctaaacctatgccctctagttctggactccccgaccccagggaaaagactttgtctatttatcctatctatgcccctcataattttgtaaacctctgtaaggtcacccctcagcctccggcgttccagggaaaacagccccagcctgttcagcctctccctatagctcaaatcctccaaccctggcaacatgtgtCTGAACTTGCATGGAATTTCcacatcgagtcatacagcacaaaaacagaccctttggaccaactcaTCTGTGCAGCAATGTTGCTGGAGAGTCAGTGGCTTTGGGGTGACCTTTaggcagtttataaaatcattaggagcATGGATGGGACTATTTACAGAGTCTTTTTTCgggttgggggagttcagaactagaggggataggtttagggtgagaggggaaagatgtaaaagggtccccaggggcaaccttttcacacagagtgtggtacatatatggaatgagctgccagaggaagtggttaaggctgtaccaattacagcatttaaaaggcatccagatggtgatatgaataaaaagggtttagatggatatgggctaaatgctgacaattgggattagattaattgaagatatctggtcagcatggacgagttggaccgaagggtctgtttcagtgtcatacatctctatgactttttgACCAGATGTTCTAGACTgaagtagtcccatttgccagcatttggcccatatcccacttaATGCTTCCAatcatatatctatccagatgccttttaaatgttgtaatggaaccagcctccactacttcctctggcagctcattccatacacgtaccgctAACTGTGTGATAAAGGtacccttcaggtccctttcaaatctttcctgtctcaccttaagtctatgccctcgagttttgaactcccctaccctggggaaaaagattTTATAAGCTCCTATAAgacctcccctcagcctccaacactccaaggaaagCAGCCCCATCTATTCACCCtgcccctatagctcaaaccccccAGTCACAATAAcacccttgcaaatcttttctcacCCTTTCCAACTGAACAA
This Chiloscyllium punctatum isolate Juve2018m chromosome 30, sChiPun1.3, whole genome shotgun sequence DNA region includes the following protein-coding sequences:
- the LOC140455008 gene encoding tumor necrosis factor-like; amino-acid sequence: MDTEAKFLELENGGLLPIRESGSNTSCFWRALCTLAVLGLLLLSTFLFLLQFGVFPSNQGSRSKLEVSHPSLTTAAQTSGLPLLMKQVGSDPRPRIAAHLTASPTSKGGTVIWQNESDSTFTEGLEFRDNHLIIKRPGQYFVYTQVVFHSMECQPQAVYLSHELTKLSPSYPEEAILLKATKSACHSHQCKEPWYKTSYQGAIFEFLEGDQIFSRVNEETTGYVDTAEGKTFFGIFAV